A region from the uncultured Draconibacterium sp. genome encodes:
- a CDS encoding LamG-like jellyroll fold domain-containing protein, whose translation METLYSCYFMILKNFNPLMQKLVTFPSKFLKRMYGTLLAIFFISLVITSSATVYYVSANGNDANTGTSPDQAWRSLDRVNSLTPSPGDQILFDRGGQWYGTINLTVSGSSGNPIVIGAYGTGAKPILSGFTTITSGWTNEGNGIFSYPITSDSETNMVAIDGVEYGKGREPNADEDYWTYESFSGRSSITDNQLSSSPDWDGADLVKRSNDWSWDRYIITSHSGTTINYTNYSGFSSVWTGVNGNGYFIQNDLRTLDQFGEWYHDEEAGKFYLYFGNRNPNEYSIQVATKDELIYTRTYDYITITDLDIRGSIKNAINTGYLSNNITVQNCDISYAGYDGIHIWGSNGVANNNTIHDINQSAIRIIGASSTITYNKISRVGIIIGSSPRYYNAIMNDNGAGSVVSYNTIENVGYNGILLYGENTKIQYNFINRTNLNQNDGGGIYTSASTMSNAGMLIDHNIVLNTEGNSKGGNTSYIMAEGIYLDEYSNHITVSNNTVAYNGYSGIKLHKAHDIVIENNISFKNGFTSLFLQNSMRDENNLINNTIRHNQFVNEANVLTLYILDVHATSPVGITSDHNYWTNPSGEWRSIMTSYVGNWDQRTLSQWQNEEGKDINSSASAITIDDDNDLQLLYNNTSQNKTFNLGGKTYYEIDGSLLSGSVTLESFTSKILFGSGSITIENESPVISDQVFSVQAPLTANQVIGQVVASDNDPNQTLSYEITEGNTDGLFTIDAATGEILVSTGISTSEDLSYVINVQVSDDAIEPTSASATITIIITGDEEITPPSPDVSAPSISSFSIPLLATSLTVEVSSFIAVDDQAVTGYMLTETSIAPAADDQEWTSSVPTFYTFSEEGIKTLYAWAIDAAGNISTSVSATVTIRFPDLSSSYSEYLFEESSGTAVIDSKGSNDGTIMNEEIRVEGIKGDGLQFTGAEYITLGQCFGDNVQTELTLSAWIKPSAMTGGFQGIILHGGPSISTFALYIYPDSKAIAFKTAGTSNSLYTYANINDLWDGDWHQVVVTYDGAEKKIYLDSEEIASVAASGDIQSGEGYNLLIGAGRDEATPTLLYEGLIDEVRIFNYALGNSEVTELYNLVNTISDTKYTTEYVELCEGESYNGWTESGEYQRTLTATSGVDSVVTTSLTVNPVLYTTEEVTINEGEIYNGWTESGEYQRILTAVTGCDSIVTTKLSVLQGINTTEFVELCEGESYNGWTESGEYQRTLTATSGADSVVTTLLTVNPVLYTTEEVTINEGEIYNGWTESGEYQRILTAVTGCDSIVTTKLSVLQGINTTEYVELCEGESYNGWTESGEYQRTLTATSGADSVVTTFLTVNPVFYTTEEVTINEGEVYNGWTESGEYQRILTAATGCDSIVTTILTVESNGEIITQSISLTTGWNIFSSYLSPASPNMEDVFETLRESGQLIMVEDENGNTYKNDDLKSSSWTNTIGNIEKTEGYKIQVNSNCQLNLTGTPIELPLVIELNEGVNIISFPLENSVNAMDVVLPLIDKGVLVKVQDEKGNAIEEWKWWKWSGWRNKIRNFESGEGYKVEVNTDCTLEISDSYHKSGLDAQKMTQTDHFMVEFNGNGSNHMNINIGGLQEANFIAGDEIAAFDGSICVGAIKLTGEHILDNSVSINASVADDGKENGFIHGNTIELHAFNSYSKENSIIIPDQVNGDMTYQTEASVFVLLQELHTGIEDSEFFVVDIDMYPNPAKDKVNIRFSNMPIEETRIVLMDLTGKELASKFVQSTLETFDLQTYPNGIYLVKTMVGNHYQVNKLIKN comes from the coding sequence ATGGAGACGCTTTATTCATGTTATTTTATGATTTTGAAAAATTTTAATCCGTTAATGCAAAAATTAGTTACTTTCCCATCGAAGTTCTTAAAACGAATGTATGGCACCCTACTTGCCATATTTTTTATATCGCTGGTAATTACCAGCAGTGCTACGGTATATTATGTAAGTGCAAATGGAAATGATGCCAATACGGGCACAAGTCCGGATCAAGCATGGCGATCATTAGACCGTGTTAATAGCCTTACTCCCTCTCCGGGAGATCAGATACTGTTTGATCGAGGCGGGCAATGGTATGGCACCATAAATCTAACAGTTTCCGGTAGTTCGGGTAATCCAATTGTAATTGGTGCATATGGAACCGGTGCCAAACCAATATTATCAGGTTTTACAACTATAACGTCAGGTTGGACAAATGAAGGTAATGGTATTTTTTCGTATCCTATAACATCTGATTCGGAGACCAATATGGTTGCAATTGATGGTGTTGAATACGGCAAAGGGCGTGAGCCTAATGCTGATGAAGATTATTGGACCTATGAAAGTTTTAGTGGACGATCATCAATAACTGATAACCAGCTTTCGAGTTCACCTGATTGGGATGGAGCAGACCTTGTTAAAAGATCAAATGATTGGTCGTGGGATAGATACATTATTACAAGTCATTCCGGAACAACTATTAATTATACTAATTATAGTGGTTTTTCGAGTGTTTGGACCGGGGTTAATGGAAATGGATATTTTATTCAAAATGATTTAAGAACCCTTGATCAGTTTGGAGAGTGGTACCACGATGAAGAAGCAGGCAAGTTCTATTTATATTTTGGAAATAGAAATCCAAACGAGTACTCCATTCAAGTTGCGACAAAAGATGAACTGATCTACACTCGTACATATGATTATATTACAATTACAGATTTAGATATACGAGGTTCCATTAAAAATGCCATCAACACAGGTTACTTATCAAATAATATAACAGTACAAAATTGCGATATTTCTTACGCCGGTTATGATGGTATTCATATTTGGGGATCTAATGGTGTTGCGAATAATAATACCATTCATGATATTAATCAATCAGCAATTCGAATTATAGGTGCTTCTAGTACTATTACCTATAATAAAATCTCCAGAGTAGGAATAATAATTGGTTCAAGTCCAAGATATTATAATGCCATTATGAATGACAATGGAGCAGGATCAGTTGTTAGTTATAATACTATTGAAAATGTTGGGTATAACGGTATTCTTTTGTATGGTGAAAATACAAAGATTCAATATAATTTTATCAATCGCACGAATTTGAATCAAAATGATGGAGGAGGCATTTATACGTCTGCCTCTACGATGAGCAATGCAGGCATGCTTATAGATCATAATATTGTATTAAATACCGAAGGGAATTCAAAAGGTGGAAATACCTCATATATAATGGCTGAAGGTATCTATCTTGATGAATATTCAAATCATATTACTGTTTCTAATAATACCGTTGCATATAACGGGTATTCAGGAATAAAACTTCACAAAGCACATGACATTGTTATTGAAAATAACATATCATTTAAAAATGGTTTTACCAGTCTTTTCCTTCAGAATTCTATGCGAGATGAAAATAATCTGATTAATAATACAATTCGGCATAATCAATTTGTTAATGAAGCCAATGTGCTTACACTTTATATACTGGATGTACATGCCACAAGCCCTGTCGGTATAACTTCTGATCATAACTATTGGACTAATCCTTCAGGAGAATGGAGAAGTATAATGACTAGTTATGTTGGCAATTGGGATCAAAGAACATTAAGTCAATGGCAAAACGAGGAAGGGAAAGACATTAATTCTTCTGCTTCTGCAATAACCATTGATGATGATAATGACTTACAACTGTTATACAATAATACCAGCCAAAACAAAACTTTTAATTTGGGTGGCAAAACTTATTATGAAATTGATGGTAGCCTACTTTCAGGCTCAGTTACTTTGGAATCCTTTACATCCAAAATTTTATTTGGTTCTGGTTCGATAACCATAGAAAATGAAAGTCCGGTTATTTCCGATCAAGTCTTTAGTGTTCAGGCTCCTTTGACAGCCAATCAAGTGATTGGACAAGTAGTTGCATCAGATAACGACCCTAATCAAACTTTAAGCTATGAGATTACTGAGGGTAACACAGATGGATTATTTACCATCGATGCCGCTACGGGTGAAATTTTAGTGAGTACTGGAATTAGCACTTCCGAAGACCTATCATATGTAATAAATGTTCAGGTATCTGATGATGCTATCGAACCGACGTCTGCCTCTGCTACAATCACCATTATCATAACAGGGGATGAAGAAATAACACCCCCAAGCCCAGACGTATCTGCACCATCAATATCGTCTTTTTCTATTCCTTTGTTAGCTACGTCATTAACAGTAGAAGTGTCATCTTTCATAGCTGTGGACGATCAAGCAGTTACGGGTTACATGTTAACAGAAACTTCAATTGCTCCGGCAGCCGATGACCAAGAGTGGACTTCTTCTGTTCCTACTTTTTACACGTTCTCAGAAGAAGGGATAAAAACTCTTTATGCCTGGGCTATAGATGCTGCTGGCAATATTTCAACTTCAGTAAGTGCAACTGTAACAATTAGATTCCCTGATTTATCATCTTCATATTCCGAATATTTATTTGAAGAAAGTTCCGGCACTGCAGTTATTGATTCGAAAGGGTCGAATGATGGAACAATCATGAATGAAGAAATAAGAGTTGAAGGAATAAAAGGGGATGGTTTACAATTTACAGGGGCAGAATATATTACCCTGGGGCAATGTTTTGGAGATAATGTTCAGACGGAGCTTACATTAAGTGCTTGGATTAAACCTAGTGCCATGACAGGAGGATTTCAGGGAATAATACTGCATGGTGGGCCAAGCATTAGTACATTTGCACTCTATATTTATCCTGACTCGAAAGCAATTGCTTTTAAAACAGCCGGCACTTCAAATTCATTGTATACTTATGCAAATATCAATGATTTGTGGGATGGAGATTGGCACCAGGTGGTAGTTACTTATGATGGAGCTGAAAAGAAAATTTATCTTGATAGTGAAGAAATTGCATCGGTTGCTGCATCCGGGGATATACAATCGGGAGAAGGCTACAATTTATTGATTGGTGCCGGAAGAGATGAAGCTACACCAACTCTTTTATACGAAGGTTTAATCGACGAGGTAAGGATTTTTAATTACGCACTTGGTAATTCAGAGGTGACTGAATTGTACAATCTTGTCAATACAATTTCAGATACAAAATACACCACTGAATATGTTGAGCTTTGCGAAGGTGAATCTTATAACGGCTGGACCGAAAGCGGCGAATACCAACGAACATTAACGGCAACATCGGGAGTTGATAGTGTTGTAACAACATCCCTTACAGTAAATCCGGTGCTTTACACCACCGAGGAGGTAACGATAAACGAAGGAGAAATTTATAACGGCTGGACCGAAAGTGGCGAATATCAGCGCATATTAACCGCTGTAACTGGTTGTGATAGTATTGTTACAACAAAACTCAGTGTTTTACAGGGAATTAATACCACTGAATTTGTTGAGCTTTGCGAAGGTGAATCTTATAACGGCTGGACCGAAAGCGGCGAATACCAACGAACATTAACGGCAACATCGGGAGCCGATAGTGTAGTAACAACATTACTTACAGTAAATCCGGTGCTTTACACCACCGAGGAGGTAACGATAAACGAAGGAGAAATTTATAACGGCTGGACCGAAAGTGGCGAATATCAGCGCATATTAACCGCTGTAACTGGTTGTGATAGTATTGTTACAACAAAACTCAGTGTTTTACAGGGAATTAATACCACTGAATATGTTGAGCTTTGCGAAGGTGAATCTTATAACGGCTGGACCGAAAGCGGCGAATACCAACGAACATTAACGGCAACATCGGGAGCCGACAGTGTAGTAACAACATTCCTCACAGTAAATCCGGTGTTCTACACTACCGAGGAGGTGACGATAAACGAAGGAGAAGTTTACAACGGCTGGACCGAAAGTGGCGAATACCAACGCATATTAACCGCTGCAACCGGTTGTGATAGTATTGTTACAACAATCTTGACCGTTGAATCTAATGGAGAAATTATCACTCAGAGCATTTCTTTAACAACTGGCTGGAATATTTTTTCTTCATATTTATCTCCAGCTTCACCAAATATGGAAGACGTGTTTGAAACCCTTCGTGAATCAGGTCAGTTAATAATGGTGGAGGATGAAAATGGGAATACATATAAGAATGATGATTTGAAATCCAGTTCATGGACAAATACAATTGGAAATATAGAGAAAACGGAAGGATATAAAATTCAGGTAAATTCTAATTGCCAACTGAATTTAACAGGTACACCTATTGAACTTCCTCTCGTAATTGAACTTAACGAAGGGGTTAATATTATTTCATTTCCTTTAGAGAACTCAGTAAATGCTATGGATGTAGTTCTACCATTAATAGATAAAGGAGTATTGGTAAAAGTACAGGATGAAAAAGGAAATGCTATTGAAGAGTGGAAATGGTGGAAATGGTCTGGTTGGCGCAATAAAATAAGAAATTTTGAAAGTGGCGAAGGATATAAAGTAGAGGTTAACACAGATTGTACATTGGAAATCTCAGACTCATACCATAAATCTGGTCTTGATGCACAAAAAATGACACAAACAGACCATTTTATGGTTGAATTTAATGGAAATGGTTCCAATCATATGAATATTAATATTGGAGGATTGCAGGAGGCCAATTTTATTGCAGGTGATGAAATTGCAGCATTTGATGGTTCTATCTGCGTGGGCGCCATCAAACTAACAGGTGAACATATTTTAGATAACTCTGTAAGTATTAATGCTTCTGTTGCCGATGATGGAAAGGAGAATGGTTTTATCCATGGAAATACAATTGAATTACATGCTTTCAATTCTTATTCAAAAGAGAATTCAATTATAATTCCAGACCAAGTTAATGGAGATATGACCTATCAAACCGAGGCAAGTGTTTTTGTTCTATTGCAAGAATTACACACAGGGATTGAGGATTCAGAATTTTTTGTAGTTGATATTGATATGTATCCAAATCCTGCAAAAGATAAAGTTAATATTCGATTTTCTAATATGCCTATTGAAGAAACACGAATTGTGCTTATGGATCTTACAGGAAAAGAATTGGCAAGCAAGTTCGTACAATCGACATTGGAGACTTTTGATTTACAAACATATCCGAATGGAATTTATTTAGTAAAAACGATGGTTGGTAATCATTATCAGGTTAATAAGCTAATTAAAAATTAG
- a CDS encoding Crp/Fnr family transcriptional regulator — protein sequence MKYILVKDNLSEEFKNIINTDAYKTRVEYLKGETIFKQGAFAPYVLYVVEGLAKVFLQTGIDKNINISVVSKGEFLAFSSVFGEPVHTYSAQAITNSKICMIEKESFQRILLNNPEFALNITSQNYRTEKHLLEIIRNLSYKQMRGKLASALIYLCQPDFLQQNIFDFLTRQDIADFAAISTESAIKFLKEFEKEKLLTLDGKKVIIRDFSQLENISKNG from the coding sequence TTGAAATACATTTTAGTAAAAGATAATTTGAGCGAAGAATTTAAAAATATAATCAACACTGATGCCTACAAAACCCGCGTTGAATATTTAAAAGGAGAAACCATATTTAAACAGGGAGCTTTTGCGCCCTATGTGCTTTATGTTGTTGAGGGTTTGGCAAAGGTTTTTCTGCAAACCGGAATTGATAAGAACATCAACATCAGCGTTGTATCGAAAGGCGAATTTTTGGCATTCTCATCAGTGTTTGGCGAACCGGTGCATACCTATTCTGCCCAGGCAATTACAAATTCAAAAATATGCATGATTGAGAAAGAAAGCTTTCAAAGAATTCTTTTAAACAATCCTGAATTTGCACTGAATATAACATCGCAGAATTACCGAACCGAAAAACATTTACTGGAGATAATTAGAAATCTTTCGTATAAGCAAATGCGCGGGAAATTGGCATCTGCACTAATTTATTTGTGCCAGCCAGATTTTTTGCAACAAAACATTTTCGATTTTCTTACCCGGCAAGACATTGCCGATTTTGCCGCGATTTCAACCGAAAGCGCTATTAAATTTTTAAAAGAGTTTGAAAAGGAAAAGCTGCTTACTCTTGATGGTAAAAAAGTAATCATTCGTGATTTTTCACAGCTTGAAAACATCAGCAAAAACGGCTGA
- a CDS encoding SRPBCC domain-containing protein, whose protein sequence is MKQLKRYYTIKAAPKDVYNALTNQKMLEIWTGETALMSLEPNSDFSLWGGSISGKNIEFEPNKKIVQHWYFGEEEDSVVTIKLHEHKKGTSVELHQTNIPEEAFDNISEGWDEDYFGALNELFI, encoded by the coding sequence ATGAAACAACTTAAACGCTATTACACAATAAAAGCCGCCCCTAAGGACGTATACAATGCCCTCACAAACCAAAAAATGCTTGAAATATGGACCGGCGAAACAGCTCTTATGTCGCTCGAACCAAATAGCGATTTTTCGCTTTGGGGAGGAAGTATTTCGGGCAAGAATATTGAATTTGAACCCAATAAAAAAATTGTTCAGCACTGGTATTTTGGTGAAGAAGAGGATTCGGTTGTAACCATAAAATTGCACGAACATAAGAAAGGAACAAGTGTTGAGTTGCATCAGACGAATATTCCGGAAGAAGCATTTGACAACATTTCGGAAGGTTGGGATGAAGATTATTTTGGTGCATTAAACGAATTGTTTATTTAA
- a CDS encoding OsmC family protein, translating to MATNEIKVSWKENMAFEAEVNGHKLMLDATEAVGGENRGPRPKPLMLTALAGCTGMDVISILRKMRVEVDDFNVIVSGDLTDEHPKQYFKMNVIYEFKGSDLPLEKLKKAVSLSEERYCGVSAMYKKVIELTSEIKILD from the coding sequence ATGGCAACAAACGAAATAAAAGTTAGCTGGAAAGAGAACATGGCTTTTGAGGCCGAAGTAAACGGGCACAAACTTATGCTTGATGCGACCGAAGCAGTTGGTGGAGAGAACCGGGGGCCCCGACCTAAGCCATTAATGCTCACCGCATTGGCCGGCTGCACTGGCATGGATGTAATATCCATTTTACGAAAAATGCGTGTTGAAGTGGACGATTTTAACGTTATTGTAAGTGGCGATTTAACAGACGAACATCCAAAGCAATACTTTAAAATGAATGTTATTTATGAATTTAAAGGTAGTGACCTTCCATTGGAGAAACTGAAAAAAGCCGTTAGTTTGTCGGAAGAAAGGTATTGTGGGGTAAGCGCTATGTATAAAAAAGTAATTGAGCTTACTTCTGAAATTAAAATTTTGGATTAA
- a CDS encoding thioredoxin, whose amino-acid sequence MKLLRTGLPEIESASELEKVLAENENVMVCCGRMGPMCFPVYNIMERLERERSNVKFMVMAFDNPEASPIRNAPECAGFMGLPFTMYYKNGQVAKATTSIQTMEQVTEILDEQFGK is encoded by the coding sequence ATGAAATTATTAAGAACAGGTTTACCTGAAATTGAATCGGCAAGTGAGCTGGAAAAAGTATTGGCAGAGAATGAAAACGTAATGGTATGCTGTGGACGTATGGGGCCCATGTGTTTTCCGGTTTATAATATTATGGAACGTTTGGAGCGCGAACGAAGTAATGTGAAATTTATGGTTATGGCTTTTGATAACCCTGAAGCTTCTCCAATTAGAAATGCCCCTGAATGCGCAGGTTTTATGGGTTTACCTTTCACCATGTATTATAAAAACGGACAAGTTGCGAAAGCTACAACAAGTATTCAAACCATGGAACAGGTTACCGAAATACTTGATGAGCAATTTGGAAAGTAA
- the trxA gene encoding thioredoxin: MSTTLIVIIAVVAVLIGLITVNYFRMKNAKPVANSKRIKVLNNKNFKAATKRGVVLVDFWAPWCGPCKIIAPTLNDIADSQTNFMVAKINVDHNQQLAQKFKVRNIPTMLILKDGKEAGRIVGVKTKRTILKQVETVMAG, translated from the coding sequence ATGTCTACAACGTTAATTGTAATTATTGCTGTTGTTGCTGTATTGATTGGATTAATCACGGTAAATTATTTCCGTATGAAAAATGCCAAACCGGTGGCCAACAGCAAAAGAATTAAAGTATTAAACAACAAAAATTTTAAAGCCGCTACAAAAAGGGGAGTGGTGCTGGTTGATTTTTGGGCCCCCTGGTGTGGCCCGTGTAAAATAATTGCTCCAACCTTAAATGATATCGCTGATAGCCAAACCAATTTTATGGTAGCAAAGATTAATGTTGATCACAATCAGCAACTGGCACAAAAATTTAAGGTACGCAATATTCCAACCATGTTGATTTTGAAAGATGGAAAAGAAGCCGGCAGAATTGTTGGGGTTAAAACAAAACGTACAATCCTAAAGCAGGTTGAGACGGTGATGGCTGGTTAG